In Hyphomicrobiaceae bacterium, the following are encoded in one genomic region:
- the topA gene encoding type I DNA topoisomerase, which produces MNVLIVESAAKAKTINKYLGPTYKVIASYGHVRDLPAKDGSVEPDNDFAMHWDVDGKSQKIVREIAEAVKKADKLILATDPDREGEAISWHILEILAQKKALKKDLDVERVAFNAITKQSILAALKEPRKIDAPLVDAYLARRALDYLVGFTLSPVLWRKLPGSRSAGRVQSVALRLVCDREAEIEAFRTDEYWTIEALLNTAKSEDVKARLVTIAGTTLKKLDIKDEATALAIKAAIENQSFRVASVEKKAAKRNPFPPFTTSTLQMDASRKLGFSAKQTMQVAQRLYEGVDVGGETVGLITYMRTDGVQIVPEAVSQIRDVIAAEYGKNYTPFAREYKTKAKNAQEAHEAIRPTDPRRKPESVRKHLEKDQYALYDLIWKRAIASQMAPADLEQTAAEIDVKGRDGKDYGLRANGSVVTFDGFLRVYEEGRDDRFRFIEKGKDDTEGEEDSARRLPPLAAGDALTDKQIDADQHFTQPPPRFSEATLVKRMEELGIGRPSTYASTMATLVDRGYVKIEKKRLVPEDKGRLVVGFLENFFKRYVEYDFTASLEDKLDLISNGDLDWKVVLRDFWKDFTGAIEDIKDLRVGDVMEALNDMLAPHIFPPREDGSDPRVCPKCGTGRLSLKPSRFGPFIGCGNYPDCNYTRQLTQPDGAEAALDGKVLGYDDDGVAVTLRNGRFGPYVQLGEAEGSEKPKRSSLPKGVDAATLDFERAMQLLSLPREVGIHPETSTPITAGLGRYGPFILHDGTYVNLESMEDVFTIGLNRAVTLLAEKRAGGGKSRFQRAAPAVLKDLGEHPVEGGKIQVLSGRYGPYVTHNKVNATVPKSKKPEDLTQEEAIELINERIAKGGGKKPGKKAKAPAKKAAAKDADGAGDKPTKAKAAPAKKAAKKAPAKKSAPSKTAKA; this is translated from the coding sequence ATGAACGTCCTGATCGTCGAATCCGCTGCGAAGGCCAAGACCATTAATAAGTATCTTGGCCCCACTTATAAGGTCATCGCTTCCTATGGCCACGTGCGCGACCTGCCTGCCAAGGATGGCTCGGTTGAGCCGGACAACGATTTTGCTATGCACTGGGACGTTGACGGCAAATCCCAAAAGATCGTCCGCGAGATCGCCGAAGCGGTCAAAAAGGCCGACAAGCTAATCCTCGCCACCGACCCTGATCGCGAGGGAGAAGCGATTTCCTGGCACATCCTGGAAATTCTTGCACAGAAGAAGGCTCTCAAGAAAGACCTCGACGTCGAGCGCGTCGCCTTCAACGCCATCACAAAGCAATCGATCCTCGCCGCGCTGAAGGAGCCGCGCAAGATCGATGCGCCGCTGGTGGACGCCTATCTGGCGCGCCGTGCGCTCGACTATCTCGTCGGATTTACACTATCGCCGGTGCTGTGGCGCAAACTTCCAGGCTCGCGCTCAGCAGGGCGCGTTCAGTCGGTGGCGTTGCGTCTGGTTTGCGACCGCGAGGCCGAGATCGAGGCGTTCCGCACCGACGAATATTGGACCATCGAGGCTCTGCTCAACACCGCCAAGAGCGAGGATGTGAAGGCCAGGCTGGTCACCATCGCGGGCACGACATTAAAGAAACTCGACATCAAGGACGAAGCAACCGCACTCGCCATCAAGGCCGCGATCGAGAACCAGTCCTTCCGCGTTGCCAGCGTGGAAAAGAAAGCCGCCAAACGCAATCCCTTTCCACCGTTCACGACCTCCACTCTACAGATGGACGCGTCGCGCAAGCTTGGCTTCTCCGCCAAGCAGACGATGCAGGTTGCCCAGCGCTTGTATGAGGGTGTCGATGTCGGCGGCGAGACGGTCGGCCTCATCACCTACATGCGAACCGACGGCGTACAAATCGTGCCGGAAGCCGTCTCGCAGATCCGTGACGTCATCGCCGCCGAGTACGGCAAGAACTACACGCCATTCGCGCGCGAGTACAAAACCAAGGCCAAGAACGCTCAGGAAGCGCACGAAGCGATCCGCCCGACAGATCCGCGCCGAAAGCCAGAGAGTGTGCGCAAGCATCTGGAGAAGGACCAGTATGCGCTCTACGATCTGATCTGGAAGCGCGCAATCGCGAGCCAGATGGCGCCCGCAGACCTTGAACAGACGGCAGCGGAGATCGACGTCAAAGGCCGCGACGGCAAGGACTATGGCTTGCGCGCCAACGGCTCTGTCGTGACATTCGATGGCTTTCTCAGGGTTTATGAGGAAGGCCGCGACGACCGCTTCCGCTTCATCGAGAAGGGCAAGGACGATACCGAGGGCGAGGAAGACAGCGCGCGCCGCCTGCCGCCGCTGGCCGCTGGCGATGCCCTGACAGACAAGCAGATCGACGCCGACCAGCATTTCACGCAGCCGCCACCGCGTTTTTCCGAGGCGACACTCGTCAAGCGCATGGAGGAGTTGGGGATCGGACGCCCATCGACCTACGCCTCGACCATGGCGACGCTTGTCGACCGCGGCTACGTCAAGATCGAGAAGAAGCGTCTTGTCCCCGAAGACAAAGGCCGCCTGGTGGTCGGCTTCCTGGAAAATTTCTTCAAGCGCTACGTCGAATACGATTTCACCGCGAGCCTTGAGGACAAACTCGACCTCATTTCCAACGGCGATCTCGATTGGAAGGTTGTCTTGCGCGATTTCTGGAAAGACTTCACTGGCGCCATCGAGGATATCAAGGATCTGCGCGTCGGCGACGTGATGGAAGCGCTCAACGACATGCTCGCGCCCCACATCTTCCCGCCGAGGGAGGACGGCAGCGATCCGCGCGTGTGTCCCAAGTGCGGGACGGGCCGCTTGAGCCTCAAGCCGTCGCGCTTTGGACCGTTTATCGGATGCGGCAACTACCCCGACTGCAATTACACCCGCCAACTCACACAACCCGACGGAGCAGAAGCGGCGCTCGACGGTAAGGTGCTGGGATATGACGATGACGGCGTGGCCGTCACGCTTCGCAATGGCCGTTTTGGGCCCTACGTGCAGTTGGGCGAAGCGGAAGGTTCCGAGAAGCCGAAGCGTTCGAGCCTGCCCAAGGGTGTGGATGCGGCGACCCTCGATTTTGAACGCGCGATGCAGCTGCTGTCGCTGCCGCGCGAGGTTGGCATTCACCCCGAGACAAGCACCCCCATCACCGCAGGGCTTGGCCGCTATGGGCCGTTCATTCTCCACGACGGCACCTATGTGAACCTGGAATCGATGGAGGACGTCTTCACCATCGGCCTCAACCGCGCTGTCACACTGCTGGCTGAAAAGCGCGCTGGCGGCGGCAAGAGTCGGTTCCAGCGCGCCGCTCCTGCGGTCCTCAAAGACCTCGGCGAACATCCCGTCGAGGGGGGCAAGATCCAGGTGTTGTCGGGGCGATATGGTCCCTACGTGACGCATAATAAGGTCAATGCCACCGTACCGAAGTCC
- the dprA gene encoding DNA-processing protein DprA encodes MPRREPSGLFRPAPLPVATLDPAERLACLRLIRSENVGPVTFRELINTYGGATKALEVLPGLARRAGRGKTIRVCSEHQASAELEAAQACGATPIFTIEPNYPARLAMLDAPPPLLYVKGRAQLLNAPSVAIVGSRESSAAGIKLARHFANGLGDAGYCVVSGLARGIDGAAHDTALATGTVAVLAGGLDVIYPPEHRALQDRIGVEGCLVSEQRPGFTPRGQDFPKRNRIISGISSGVIIIEAAARSGTLVTARYAAEQGREVFAVPGHPLDPRAEGTNRLIKNGATLVTEVADVLSILAPLTGLREAPPGPEAFTQPAIPPPLPPPEFGDGERNRVWQALGPAPVDVGAIIEATGLSVRVVQIALMELELAGRLTRPGPGLVAASPD; translated from the coding sequence GTGCCAAGACGTGAGCCTTCAGGCCTTTTTCGACCCGCGCCGCTGCCCGTCGCCACGCTAGATCCGGCCGAACGGCTTGCCTGCCTGCGCCTCATACGCTCCGAAAACGTTGGACCCGTCACATTCCGCGAGTTGATCAATACCTATGGCGGCGCGACCAAGGCGCTTGAGGTGCTGCCGGGACTTGCGCGGCGCGCCGGTCGCGGCAAAACCATCCGCGTGTGCTCCGAGCATCAAGCCAGCGCGGAACTCGAGGCCGCGCAGGCGTGCGGCGCGACACCGATATTCACCATCGAGCCGAACTATCCCGCGCGGCTTGCCATGCTCGATGCTCCCCCACCGCTGCTATACGTGAAGGGCCGGGCGCAACTTCTGAATGCGCCAAGCGTCGCCATCGTCGGCTCGCGGGAGAGTTCTGCAGCGGGCATCAAGCTCGCGCGGCATTTCGCAAACGGCTTGGGAGATGCGGGCTATTGCGTGGTGTCGGGACTTGCGCGTGGCATCGACGGAGCCGCCCACGACACGGCACTCGCCACCGGCACAGTCGCGGTGCTGGCGGGTGGATTGGATGTCATCTATCCGCCCGAGCACCGAGCGCTGCAGGATCGCATTGGCGTGGAGGGGTGCCTCGTCAGCGAACAGCGACCCGGCTTCACGCCACGCGGCCAGGACTTTCCCAAGCGCAATCGGATCATCTCAGGCATTTCGAGCGGCGTGATCATTATCGAAGCGGCCGCGCGCTCAGGCACACTGGTGACGGCCCGCTATGCGGCAGAACAGGGCCGCGAGGTCTTTGCCGTGCCCGGCCACCCGCTGGACCCGCGCGCGGAAGGCACCAACCGGCTCATCAAGAACGGAGCGACACTGGTGACCGAGGTCGCAGATGTCCTGTCGATCCTGGCGCCTCTGACGGGGCTGAGAGAAGCTCCTCCTGGCCCGGAGGCGTTCACCCAGCCTGCCATACCGCCGCCGCTGCCTCCGCCGGAGTTCGGCGATGGAGAACGCAATCGCGTGTGGCAGGCTCTCGGCCCTGCGCCGGTCGACGTCGGCGCCATCATCGAAGCGACGGGCCTTTCGGTCCGCGTGGTCCAGATCGCTCTGATGGAACTCGAGCTGGCAGGCAGGCTCACCCGTCCAGGACCTGGGCTTGTCGCCGCATCGCCCGACTGA
- the plsY gene encoding glycerol-3-phosphate 1-O-acyltransferase PlsY, with amino-acid sequence MSPESSFTALVIGGLWPWLIKGGVLGYLLGSIPFGLLLTRAAGLGDVRAIGSGNIGATNVLRTGSKKLAAATLLLDGLKGTAAVLLARYFWGEAPAVIAGLGAFLGHIYPVWLRFKGGKGVATYIGVLAGLYWPGALVFCAIWLAVAYTLKYSSLSALVASVAAPIMLWWVGETVLAIVALLMTALLLWKHRANIARLIAGTEPKIGAKT; translated from the coding sequence ATGAGCCCCGAATCCTCTTTTACAGCCCTTGTCATAGGCGGACTTTGGCCCTGGCTCATCAAGGGCGGCGTATTGGGCTACCTGCTCGGATCCATTCCTTTCGGGCTGCTTCTCACGCGGGCGGCCGGCCTTGGCGATGTCCGAGCGATCGGCTCAGGAAACATCGGGGCGACCAACGTATTGCGGACAGGCTCCAAGAAGCTCGCCGCCGCCACTCTGCTTCTCGATGGCCTGAAGGGCACCGCAGCTGTTCTGCTTGCGCGCTATTTCTGGGGCGAAGCGCCCGCCGTCATCGCAGGACTCGGCGCATTTCTCGGGCACATCTACCCCGTATGGTTGCGGTTTAAAGGCGGCAAAGGCGTTGCCACCTATATCGGTGTGCTAGCTGGATTGTACTGGCCCGGCGCGCTGGTGTTTTGCGCAATCTGGCTGGCTGTGGCCTACACACTCAAATACTCCTCGCTGTCCGCCCTGGTCGCAAGCGTCGCTGCACCGATCATGTTGTGGTGGGTAGGAGAAACGGTGCTTGCTATCGTCGCCCTTCTCATGACCGCCCTGTTGCTTTGGAAGCACCGGGCCAACATTGCGCGGCTCATCGCCGGCACGGAGCCGAAAATTGGTGCCAAGACGTGA
- a CDS encoding dihydroorotase, with the protein MNPQSKSTSKTPEKSLPAGKSIVFINARVVDPSTNRDEPGGVLVKDGLIADLGPHLRRNAPTGVEVIDCKGHVLAPGLIDMQVFTGEPGFEHRETLKTASHAAAAGGVTTMVVMPDTNPVIDQVALVDFIQRRARDNALVHVHTMAAMTKGLAGEEMTEIGLLKRAGAIAFSNGKSSIANTRVMRNVLNYAKDFGALVVHHTEDPYLTGSAAMNSGEVAARLGLPGASKLAETIVLERDVRLVEMTGGRYHAATISCEESLEVVRSAKARKLPVTCGVSINHLTLNENDIGSYRTFLKVRPPLRREEDRVAMVRAVGSGDIDVIVSSHDPQDADTKRRPFSEAADGAAGLETLLVAALRLVHSGDVPLNVVLRAMTINPARLLGLHSGRIVKGAIADLVLFDMGEPWVVNKDLLRSRSKNSPFDEAKMQGRVLRTIVAGETVFEYGR; encoded by the coding sequence ATGAACCCTCAATCAAAATCAACATCCAAGACGCCGGAAAAAAGCCTGCCCGCCGGCAAGTCGATTGTGTTCATCAATGCGCGTGTAGTCGATCCTTCGACAAATCGGGATGAGCCTGGCGGCGTCCTCGTCAAGGATGGGCTGATTGCCGATCTCGGACCGCACCTGCGCCGCAACGCGCCCACAGGTGTCGAGGTGATCGATTGCAAGGGCCACGTGCTGGCGCCCGGCCTCATCGACATGCAGGTGTTCACCGGCGAGCCCGGCTTCGAGCATCGCGAGACCTTGAAGACGGCAAGCCACGCGGCCGCAGCTGGCGGCGTCACCACCATGGTGGTGATGCCCGATACCAACCCGGTGATCGATCAGGTCGCGCTCGTGGACTTCATCCAGCGCCGCGCCCGTGACAACGCACTTGTGCATGTCCACACCATGGCCGCCATGACCAAAGGGCTCGCTGGCGAGGAGATGACCGAGATCGGCCTGCTGAAGCGGGCGGGCGCCATCGCTTTCTCGAATGGCAAATCGTCGATCGCCAACACGCGCGTGATGCGCAATGTCCTGAACTACGCCAAGGACTTCGGTGCACTTGTGGTCCATCACACCGAAGACCCTTACCTGACGGGCTCTGCGGCGATGAATTCGGGCGAGGTTGCTGCTCGGCTCGGCCTGCCCGGCGCTTCCAAGCTCGCCGAAACCATCGTTCTGGAACGCGACGTGCGGCTCGTCGAGATGACGGGCGGGCGCTATCACGCGGCGACGATCAGTTGCGAGGAAAGCCTTGAGGTGGTCCGCAGCGCCAAGGCGCGCAAGCTGCCGGTCACGTGCGGCGTCTCGATCAACCATTTGACCCTGAACGAGAACGACATCGGCTCATACCGCACGTTCTTGAAAGTCCGTCCGCCGCTGCGACGCGAGGAAGACCGTGTGGCGATGGTTCGCGCGGTAGGCTCGGGAGACATCGATGTGATCGTCTCAAGCCACGACCCGCAGGATGCTGACACCAAGCGCCGTCCCTTCTCGGAAGCAGCCGACGGCGCAGCGGGCCTTGAGACGCTGCTGGTCGCGGCGCTGCGTCTGGTGCATTCGGGCGACGTGCCGCTGAACGTCGTGCTGCGCGCCATGACGATCAATCCCGCGCGTCTGCTCGGTCTTCACTCCGGGCGCATCGTAAAAGGCGCGATTGCGGATCTGGTGTTATTCGACATGGGCGAGCCGTGGGTCGTCAACAAAGACCTGCTGCGCTCGCGCTCAAAGAACTCCCCCTTCGACGAAGCCAAAATGCAAGGCCGCGTCCTGCGCACCATCGTTGCGGGCGAAACCGTGTTCGAATACGGGCGGTAG
- a CDS encoding aspartate carbamoyltransferase catalytic subunit: MAKSATASELQRFPRRHLLTCEGLSAAEIDFLLKLADANADAVQRGARRRSVLSGRTLINLFFESSTRTQASFEMAAKRLDADVMNMNVATSSVTKGETLIDTAVTLNAMRPDLIVVRHHAAGAVELLSQKVDCSVINAGDGAHQHPTQALLDALTIRRAKGRISGLTVAICGDILHSRVARSNINLLNTLGANVRIIAPSTLLPSSPERLGTEVYTDMWKGLEGADVVMMLRLQRERMEGSYVPSTREFFHFFGLDHEKLSHAKPDALIMHPGPMNRGVEIASTVADDSRSVIREQVEMGVAVRMAVLEALAAHLPEQDGDAA, from the coding sequence ATGGCCAAGTCTGCGACCGCTTCCGAGCTTCAGCGTTTTCCGCGCCGCCACCTTCTCACGTGCGAGGGGTTGAGCGCAGCGGAGATAGATTTTCTATTAAAGCTTGCAGATGCCAACGCCGACGCCGTTCAACGCGGCGCGCGCAGACGGTCGGTACTTTCCGGCCGCACGCTTATCAACCTCTTCTTCGAGTCCTCAACGCGCACCCAGGCCTCCTTCGAAATGGCGGCGAAGCGGCTGGACGCCGACGTCATGAACATGAATGTCGCGACGTCCTCTGTCACCAAGGGCGAGACACTGATCGATACGGCAGTGACGCTCAACGCCATGCGCCCCGATCTGATCGTGGTTCGCCATCACGCGGCGGGCGCGGTCGAGCTGCTGTCGCAGAAGGTGGATTGCTCGGTGATCAATGCAGGCGACGGCGCACATCAGCATCCGACCCAAGCCCTGCTCGATGCCCTCACCATCCGCCGCGCCAAGGGACGCATCTCCGGCCTGACGGTTGCGATTTGCGGCGACATCCTGCATTCGCGGGTGGCCCGCTCCAACATCAATCTCCTCAACACGCTTGGCGCCAACGTTCGCATCATCGCGCCTTCCACGCTGCTTCCCTCGTCGCCCGAGCGCCTCGGCACCGAAGTTTACACCGACATGTGGAAGGGGTTGGAGGGCGCCGACGTCGTGATGATGTTGCGCCTGCAGCGCGAGCGCATGGAGGGTTCATATGTGCCCTCGACTCGCGAATTCTTCCACTTCTTCGGCCTTGACCACGAGAAGCTTTCGCACGCCAAGCCCGACGCCCTGATCATGCATCCCGGCCCCATGAACCGCGGTGTCGAAATTGCCTCCACGGTTGCCGACGACAGCCGCAGCGTTATTCGCGAGCAGGTCGAGATGGGTGTCGCCGTGCGCATGGCTGTGCTTGAGGCGCTTGCCGCCCACCTTCCCGAGCAGGATGGTGACGCCGCATGA
- a CDS encoding acyl-CoA dehydrogenase family protein translates to MTQRFATHEVFNQTPPLEDVNLFLSDGPLRSAVSRGLGSAANETPAGTALEALAAFGAVAGGAEAAEWARQANAITPVLETHDARGNRCDRVLFHPAYHNLMGASFAHGVHRLDEETDSPHVMRAAKLYLAAQMEAGHCCPLTMTNAAMPVLAREPELAALWGIKAAATEYDPSFQPATAKSSVTLGMGMTEKQGGSDVRANTTVAEPEGRRGSGQAYRITGHKWFMSAPMSDAFLVLAQAQGGLTCFLMPRFTPDGAVNSIHFQRLKAKLGNRSNASSEVEFLGAYGMAIGDEGEGTRVIIDMVTLTRLDCAVSSAALMRQALSHAIHHARHRTAFQKKLIDQPLMTHVLAALALDVEAAVALVFRLARAFDTPGEEFSHAWRRLMTPIVKYWICKSAPPFVAEAMECLGGNGYVETGPLARIYREVPVNSIWEGSGNIMALDVVRVLRREPELAQCLLEEARPRSKRLELIALRDKLATLLGDAANLEANARTLCEGFALYGAASLLERGASAAVADGFSRARLSRDHAGTYGTARLADPRAIIESAGSSP, encoded by the coding sequence ATGACCCAAAGGTTCGCCACCCATGAGGTGTTTAACCAGACCCCGCCCTTGGAGGACGTCAACCTTTTCCTCTCCGATGGCCCGTTGCGGTCGGCCGTTTCACGAGGCTTGGGGTCAGCCGCAAACGAAACACCGGCCGGGACGGCTTTAGAAGCCCTGGCAGCCTTCGGAGCAGTGGCCGGGGGCGCCGAGGCGGCGGAATGGGCGCGGCAAGCCAATGCCATAACGCCTGTTCTCGAAACCCACGATGCCCGGGGCAACCGTTGCGACCGGGTGTTGTTTCATCCCGCCTACCACAACTTGATGGGCGCGAGTTTTGCCCATGGGGTGCATCGGCTGGATGAGGAAACAGATAGTCCGCACGTCATGCGCGCCGCCAAACTCTATCTCGCCGCGCAGATGGAGGCGGGGCATTGCTGTCCGCTGACCATGACAAATGCGGCGATGCCGGTGCTGGCGCGCGAACCCGAGCTTGCCGCGCTGTGGGGCATCAAGGCCGCTGCGACGGAGTATGATCCCTCGTTCCAACCGGCGACGGCGAAGTCATCGGTAACGCTTGGCATGGGGATGACGGAAAAGCAGGGTGGCAGTGACGTGCGCGCCAACACGACCGTCGCGGAGCCGGAAGGTCGGCGTGGGTCGGGACAGGCCTACCGGATTACGGGCCACAAATGGTTCATGTCGGCGCCGATGTCGGATGCTTTCTTGGTGTTGGCACAGGCGCAAGGCGGTTTGACGTGCTTTTTAATGCCGCGGTTTACGCCCGATGGCGCGGTCAACTCTATCCACTTTCAACGATTGAAGGCCAAACTGGGTAACCGCTCCAACGCGTCGAGCGAGGTGGAATTCCTTGGTGCCTATGGGATGGCCATTGGGGATGAAGGCGAGGGGACCCGTGTCATCATCGACATGGTGACGCTGACCCGGCTGGATTGTGCGGTGTCGTCGGCTGCCTTGATGCGGCAGGCCCTCTCACATGCGATACACCACGCGCGCCATCGCACGGCATTCCAGAAGAAACTGATCGACCAACCTTTGATGACCCACGTTCTGGCTGCTTTGGCGCTCGACGTCGAGGCAGCGGTGGCGCTCGTGTTCCGCCTGGCGCGGGCTTTCGATACGCCGGGCGAAGAGTTCTCGCACGCTTGGCGGCGTTTGATGACTCCGATCGTCAAATATTGGATCTGCAAGAGTGCGCCGCCGTTCGTGGCGGAAGCGATGGAGTGTCTCGGTGGTAACGGTTATGTGGAAACGGGGCCGTTGGCGCGGATCTATCGCGAAGTGCCGGTCAACTCGATCTGGGAAGGCTCGGGCAACATCATGGCGCTCGATGTGGTGAGGGTGTTGCGCCGCGAGCCGGAACTTGCCCAATGCCTTCTCGAAGAAGCCCGCCCACGCTCCAAGCGGCTGGAGTTGATCGCGCTGCGAGACAAACTCGCCACTCTGCTCGGCGATGCTGCAAACCTCGAAGCTAATGCGCGCACCCTTTGCGAGGGTTTCGCGCTATATGGCGCGGCTAGCTTGTTGGAGCGCGGTGCATCGGCGGCGGTCGCGGATGGCTTCTCGCGGGCACGGCTGTCGCGCGATCACGCAGGCACTTACGGGACCGCCCGCCTGGCCGACCCGCGTGCGATCATTGAGAGCGCTGGATCTAGTCCCTAA
- the ruvX gene encoding Holliday junction resolvase RuvX, with amino-acid sequence MTESAPPATGTTTEDIAAFIAGLTPNSRLIGIDAGTKTLGLALSDVTRTIASPLETIQRKKFSLDAARLLDLTREHQVGGYVVGLPANLDGTEGPRAQGTRALCRNINKLTPTPILLWDERLTTQLAERMLIEADQSRKRRAEVIDKLAATLILQSALDRLRDSARI; translated from the coding sequence ATGACTGAAAGCGCCCCGCCCGCAACGGGCACCACAACCGAGGATATCGCGGCCTTTATCGCCGGCCTCACCCCCAACAGCCGTCTGATCGGTATCGACGCGGGCACAAAGACCCTGGGCCTCGCCCTCAGCGACGTTACCCGCACGATCGCCTCCCCGCTGGAGACAATCCAGCGCAAGAAATTCTCCCTCGACGCCGCCCGCCTGCTTGACCTGACGCGCGAGCACCAAGTCGGCGGTTATGTTGTGGGCCTGCCAGCCAATCTCGACGGTACCGAGGGCCCGCGCGCACAAGGCACCCGGGCGCTCTGCCGCAATATCAACAAACTCACGCCGACACCGATCCTGCTATGGGACGAGCGGCTTACGACGCAACTTGCAGAGCGCATGTTGATAGAGGCCGACCAAAGCCGAAAACGGCGGGCGGAAGTCATCGATAAGCTGGCGGCCACCTTGATCCTGCAAAGCGCCCTCGACCGGCTGCGCGATAGCGCGCGGATCTGA
- the gatC gene encoding Asp-tRNA(Asn)/Glu-tRNA(Gln) amidotransferase subunit GatC, which yields MQVDEKTVRRIAHLARIKITDAEAKGLEKELTQILEWVEQLDEVDTANVEPMTRVVAQKLKKRTDKVTDGEKADDVTANAPMTEDHFYVVPKVVE from the coding sequence ATGCAGGTCGATGAAAAGACCGTCCGGCGCATCGCGCATCTTGCTCGTATCAAGATCACAGATGCGGAGGCCAAGGGGCTGGAAAAGGAACTCACGCAGATTTTGGAGTGGGTGGAGCAACTTGACGAGGTCGATACGGCCAACGTCGAGCCGATGACGCGGGTTGTCGCGCAGAAATTGAAGAAGCGCACCGACAAAGTGACGGATGGCGAAAAAGCCGACGATGTGACTGCCAATGCGCCGATGACAGAAGATCATTTCTACGTCGTGCCCAAAGTCGTGGAGTAG
- the gatA gene encoding Asp-tRNA(Asn)/Glu-tRNA(Gln) amidotransferase subunit GatA gives MTDLTKLTLAQARDGLAKKDFTSQELTEAHLKAIETSNDALNAYVLVTADHARAQAKESDKRIAAGKSGALEGLPLGNKDLFCTKGIRTTACSKILDDFKPPYESTVGQNLWDAGAVMLGKLNNDEFAMGSSNETSAFGNVVSPWRRKGKDGKISADKLVPGGSSGGSSAAVAADLCLAATATDTGGSIRQPAALTGTVGIKPTYGRCSRWGIVAFASSLDQAGPIAKTVRDAAMMLKVMASNDPKDTTSVDAPVPDYEAALGKGLKGLKVGVPKEYRVDGMSKEIEKLWDDGIAWLKAAGATIHDISLPHTKYALPAYYIVAPAEASSNLARYDGMRYGLRVPGKDLIDTYENTRAAGFGKEVRRRILIGTYVLSAGYYDAYYLKAQKVRTLIKRDFDEAFKTVDVVFTPTTPSPAFAAGEKSGDPLAMYLEDIFTVTVNMAGLPGMSVPAGLSSQGTPLGLQLIGKPFDEETLFRTAQAIEDAAGRFTVPDKWWIKG, from the coding sequence GTGACTGATCTGACCAAGCTGACATTGGCGCAGGCGCGCGACGGCCTTGCCAAAAAGGACTTCACTTCTCAGGAACTCACAGAAGCGCACTTGAAAGCCATCGAGACTTCAAACGATGCGCTCAACGCCTATGTGCTTGTGACGGCTGATCACGCGCGTGCGCAGGCGAAGGAAAGCGACAAGCGCATTGCCGCTGGCAAGTCCGGCGCGCTCGAAGGATTGCCGCTGGGTAACAAGGATCTTTTCTGCACCAAGGGGATCCGCACCACCGCCTGCTCCAAGATCCTCGATGACTTCAAGCCACCGTATGAATCGACCGTAGGCCAGAACTTGTGGGATGCCGGCGCGGTTATGCTCGGCAAGCTCAACAACGACGAGTTCGCCATGGGCTCATCAAACGAGACGAGTGCCTTCGGCAACGTCGTCTCGCCGTGGCGGCGCAAGGGCAAAGACGGCAAGATATCGGCCGACAAACTGGTACCCGGAGGGTCTTCGGGCGGATCGTCCGCAGCTGTGGCTGCCGACCTATGCCTTGCCGCGACGGCGACCGATACGGGCGGCTCCATCCGACAGCCGGCGGCTTTGACAGGCACTGTTGGCATCAAGCCCACTTATGGACGCTGCTCGCGCTGGGGCATCGTCGCCTTCGCCTCTTCGCTCGATCAGGCGGGTCCCATCGCCAAGACCGTGCGCGATGCGGCCATGATGCTGAAGGTAATGGCCAGCAATGATCCCAAAGACACCACTAGCGTCGATGCGCCGGTGCCGGACTATGAGGCGGCACTGGGCAAAGGTCTCAAGGGTCTCAAGGTAGGCGTGCCGAAAGAGTACCGGGTCGATGGCATGTCGAAAGAGATCGAGAAGCTCTGGGACGATGGCATCGCGTGGCTCAAGGCGGCAGGCGCCACAATTCACGACATCTCTTTGCCGCACACCAAGTATGCGTTGCCCGCCTACTACATCGTTGCGCCAGCCGAGGCTTCCTCCAACCTCGCACGCTACGACGGCATGCGGTACGGGCTTCGCGTGCCGGGCAAGGATCTGATCGATACCTATGAGAACACCCGCGCCGCCGGTTTCGGCAAGGAGGTGCGCCGTCGTATCCTAATCGGCACCTACGTGCTTTCGGCGGGCTACTATGATGCCTACTACCTTAAGGCTCAGAAGGTGCGCACCTTGATCAAGCGCGACTTCGACGAGGCATTCAAGACCGTCGATGTCGTTTTCACACCGACGACGCCGTCGCCTGCGTTTGCGGCCGGAGAGAAGTCTGGCGATCCGCTGGCGATGTATCTTGAAGACATCTTCACGGTGACGGTGAACATGGCGGGCCTGCCAGGCATGTCGGTG